GGTATGGTATTCATTTTCTGCTTTACATTGGAGGGAGCAATATTAGCCATGCATTCGTTGGATTTTCTTTAAGAAGTTTGAATAGGAGAAACATATCGTTAAAAATTACACAAATCTTAAAGAGTAGAATGCGTCATGTATTGTCTATGTTTTCATGCTTCACAAACTAGTGCAATtactttgttaatttttttttttttcactctacCATTTAGAGTTTCTTTAGGAATGCTGCTGCTTAAGACGTGAATTTTAATAATTGGTTTAAGATATAATACTAACCATATTCCTCCCTCTGATATCTCAGGgaccaaaaatttcatttgatgACCGCAAGTTTTACAAACACTTCATTAGAGTTCTATGCAATGCCAACACTACTGAAGGCTTCGATCCAGCGAGAGATGCCTCCTTACCTGAAGTTAAAATCGCATCTGGAAACCTGAATCCACCAAGCTTCAGCCAGCCCCTAAACAATCGTTCAATTTTAGCCTTTTTCGCAGGTGGCGAGCACGGGTTTGTAAGGAAAATACTACTTAGGTACTGGAAAGACAATGACCCAGATATCCAAGTGCATGAGTATCTccctaaaaacttaaattacttCGAGTTAATGGGTCAAAGCAAGTTTTGCCTGTGCCCTAGTGGGTATGAAGTTGCAAGCCCTAGAGTTGTTGAGTCTATATTTGCAGAATGTGTCCCCGTGCTAATATCCGATGGTTATGTGCCACCATTTAGTGATGTTCTTGATTGGAGCCAATTTTCTATTCAAATTCCAGTTGCAAAGATACcagaaatcaagaaaatcttgCAAGGAATTTCGGAGGATGAGTTTTTAGAGAAGCGAAAGCGGGTTATCCAGGTGCATCGACATTTTGTGATCAATAGGCCTGCTAAACCATATGATTTATTGCACATGGTGATGCATTCAGTGTGGCTCAGGAGGCTAAACATAAGGCTGCCACTGTATAATGCTTCAATTAATTAAGGTTGTATACTTCCATGAAATCATATATCCTCCATTTAAATGGTCTCAAGATTTCTTTTCATCAACTAGAATAAAAATTCTTCCAAAGCATAAGCATCAAATATATTTCATTCCACATCTTATATAATGCCATGTATTTTTAATACACACCATGCCGGATTCTCTTATTCTGATTAAACAGCATGTAAAAGCAAATTTTTATGACACTATATAAAGGCAGGCAATGGAAGCATGCTGCATTATTCAAGGTGTGATGGGATCCATATATAGTCATGTGTTTTAACATAATTAGGGCCTGATTGGCaggagaatttttgtttttgttttcaaaacagtataaaaacaattttcaaaaaattgaacttgaaactagttttcagataataatttttatattttacgtGTTTGGCTCCCatatttaagaacaattttcaaaatattaaaaacaataattattatttgggagaccatttctatttttgagattttaaaaaaaaaaacttacaaaaagtAACGTGTAAcatttgtagatttttttttttgtggataatgatAAAGGAATAGAgctcaccattttttttaatgataagttttaaatttgaagtgtgagaattctttttgtgataaaaataaactcctaaatttaagagataaaagagtGTGGACAAATATGTGGGGTccactattttcaatttatttacaactatgtcattaaaaatattttctgtatCCTAAAAACACTCTCTAAGTTGTTTTCAAAATCCTGTTTTAAATTAGGAAAACAGGatatagttttttgaaaactgtatttaagaaatattagccaaacaataaattcaagtgTGAAACCCATCATTTTTggattgcaaaaaaaaaactatatttaaataatcTTACCAAATAACCCCTTAGCTTTTGCTAATCTACTTTTTAAAGACCATTCTCATCCAACAAAATCCAAATACTTAGAAAGTCTTAATATTACAACATCCTCAGCTGAGcaagaataagaaattgatgaaTGATAAAGCATAGCTTGAAGCTTGAATACTTTAACGGtccatttggttggaggggtagaaaagtgggaggataaaaaatagtGGAAGAATGgtaaagtgggaggatagaaaatattttaatttgcctcctctttgtttgattgggagtggaaaatgtgagtttgtataaatttacgcatatacccttattaaaaaatgatgctcaattaaaaccaaaaaagtgataaacaactaaaaaaatcaatcacctaaatttatttaaaaaataaaaagcatgtccagaaaaaaaaatcacatctaaacaaaaaaaaaacacacacacacacacacacacaaaagaaagcaaaaaaagaatatGAGCACTAGACAAGCCtgcccaattaaaaaaagaaagaagcagaagaaaacacaaaagaaagcaaaaaaacaaaaaacaaaacaaaaaaagaaaagaaaaaagaagaatatgagCACTGGACAAGCctgtccaataaaaaaaaaaagaaaaaaaaagaaagaagtagaagaagcaACGTGcatgaggaagaaaaaaaaaaaaaagtagaagaagcAATGTCcggaggaaggaaaaaaaagattgtGAAGAAGAGGgcatttttatctaaaaatgaTCAATTTCTCccttcagttttctctctattttggatagaaaactttttggtggaCCTGGAAAGAAAACACATGAGTcccaccatttattttctttcctccttacccaaccaaacactttacaaaaaagttttccttctcattttctctcaaaaattttCTATCCACCATATTTCACCTTctaacaaacacaccctaagagaaaaagagagatgcaGCTATAGTGGCTGTCAAAACATAACTAGTAAAACaacaccaatttttttaatacgaAGGATACGTACAAACAAATTAATCTAAGCCAACTGCTAAAATCAGACTACTATAATCAATAGTTCGAATACTCTGCATTACCCTGATACCCattcaattttttggttttccaGTTCAATCTTACATAAGCTATAATAATATTGCATATTGGAAAATAGATTTTGCAGTCATTTTAACACTAAAGTATTGACATAAATCATGTCATTTGTAAACTGAATTCAGCttttgatcctttttttttatatatacaagataaaattctactctagcctaatctaaatgtatatgtgtgtgaagctcccttttggagacttgaaccccggccctcgccttccacaagtataagtgtttgtagaGTGTGGAGGGCAAGGGCTCTTGTAGAGTAactatcgcaccaagggtgtgtggtGGTTCAGCTTTTGATCCTTAAACACCAAGAGCCTTCAAATATTTCCTACAAAGACGTCCACAATCTCTCTCCTTATTGTAAGTAATAACTATTGaatttatcaacaacaaaaaaaaactttagatcTTCAAAAAATACTAGCAAAAGACACTTGTATGTCAAACGGTAGCTCTTCCCAACAATTATCAGTATTTTAGGcataatttgttaataattgtatattattcttttttttttttttttttttttatacatgatagaatttctactctagcctaatctaagtgtatatgtgtgtgaagctccctcctgaagATTTGAACCcaggcccttgccccccacactctacaaacatttatacctatagagtgaccattgcaccaagggtATACGGTGGTAATTGTATATTATTCAATTGTGTCACAAGTTTGtgtaaaaagaatttttatagTCACAACTCACACTCAAAAGTAATTATGAGTAATATGTAAGTAAGATGAACATTAATTGTACAAGTAATGAGCTTGAGCCTACTTATAGGCTATTCTAACTTGCACTTTAACAACCCCCTTGAACTCGATCAAGACGGGTTACAAGAAGCCAACTTGAATTTGGatataaaatcattcacaaTCTGCTATCTTAACTCTACTAAACAACAAGTTATTATCTACAAGAAGTTAACTCTACTCCTCTAATAAGACTATCCATTTTCGCCATTTGGATCAAAGAGGTGAGCACTTCAAAACAAGGTTGAAACAAAAATGAGGACAATGTATCTCCTTGTTGAAGTCCTGGTGTCGGAATGATATATAGTTCTTCGACACTCCATTGATCAATAAGGAATATGATAAGTTAGACAAAATATAGCTCAATCAATTTAGATATTGATGAtaccgaaaaaatcaccagtaagctgcaagcactcctcaaaccaaagcaacacctgcaaaaagaaaatagggaacctaaaagagagcaccggtgtggtgccggccaaaaaccctccgaaggtcaagttagagtcttttttttACAACCTTAGAGTGTCAGAGTCGagataattatgcgtaccttgatgttagggtttttggggtatttatattggtgtagggTTATCATTCCTGCCTTGGTCAGGAAAccttttccttttaggataGTACTTCTTTTTACTCTccatttcttcttgaactcttttccatataggagtctttttattatggtcaaacgtgtaacTCAAGAACTCCCGGTGTGCACGCttgtgtggagataaagcaaaactACGTCAAACATATCGTGTAACGTATAATTAAGAATTTATGACAACTAATCATACTGGACAGATACCAAATATTGGATCCGTCCGATGTGTATCCTTGCGATATCAATCCGTCGACCACACTCCGTCGttcttcttaaagaaagatcTGTCTCAtacttttatcctcttcagttgccccctcactcctTGAATCCGTCGCTAAATACCAGACGGATTCATGGAGTGGCAATCGTCCTTATGGCAACCTATTGAGACATGACGGTCCAGGCTTATTTATGACGAAGGACACGTGGCCAATATTTATGACGAAGGACACGTGGCCCTTATTGATTTGCTGTTCCCTGAAACAAGGTGTCCCTTCGTATTCTGTGTCCTTCTTTCTATAAAAGCCTGCCTTTTCTTCCATCATTCTCATCCTCCTATAAAAGATTTGCAATCAGAGCGCATCCGTCATTTATATTGTGCATTCGTGCCGTCCTGTTAGACTATCCGTCACTTCATATCTGCTCGATCTCGATCCGGTATATGCTCTGaacccttctttttcttttttctttttctttttttatgtacaCTTTCTGTAGATCCGTCAGTGTCTTAGGCTATACCGTCAtatatgtaggtaatgtctagtgcgtcgagtaatcaatcgtttgtccgcgacgggGTGGGCTACGATGAGGGATTCCCGTCAGGTcaaagagatcctgacacttcaagtgaagaaaggaatccaTCCTCTACCTCTCCTTCCCTAAATGACGAAGGTTTGGAGACTAATAGTTCAGAGTCGTCAAGTGATAACTTAGATGGTGTCGATCCCCCCGTTCAATCTGTGATCGATCCAGACGGTCTTAGAGAGTTCGTCATGCTACAGCTATGGACGGTCAATGATTTTAGGTCCACAATCACAGAATCCCATTTCAAAACACTTAGGGCCAAGTATCAAATTCCTGACAGCATCCGTCTCCGTCTCCCCCACAagtctgagaaatgttactacagGGGGGTCGACGGTGTTGGGGTCTATGAGCAAGCACTGAAGGCAGGGCTCAGATTCCCTTTGAGTTCTCTCCACTATCGACTGCTTCAATATCTTGGCCTATCATTCACtcaaatctccccaaacgcctggagggtTTTTATAGGCGTGGAGGTCTTGTACGGGGCTATGTCCAACGGTGcacgaaggttgacggtggaagaattcttccactgttactGTCCTACGGAGATCACTAAGTCAAAAGGAATGTACAGTTTCGTAGCTAGGAGCCCGTTGTTGAGGCTTGTCTGTGATACACCCGACTCCAATAGGGACTGGAAGAGTAGGTATTTTTTCTTGGAaagggacgaatggatgtgtcgtccaagGGATGACACatatatgcccgtcgacaccacatggggcataatgcctccgtcgggtatgcaaTTACTTTTAGCTCCCGTccatttaaacatttgattttgtttggaagttaGTCTAACCGTCTTTTTTGtagctcgggaccgtccacaagttacTTTAGAGGAGTGGAGCTTCCTggagaaaattttcaacaagacGAAGCTTGAGGAAAGGACGTGGGCTCAACTAGTCACCCTCGACACACTCCATTGGTATTGTGATGGCCCTGAACCCACTTCTACCGCCCGTCGCTACGACAACAGAGTTCGCAAACGTAAGCCCGTCATAAACTCTTTCCGTCTTTTTTACTTATGCTTTTCTAACACTTCACATCCGTCTTTGATGTGCAGAAATGGACGCTACCAagagaagagccttcatcaagcAACAAGCAGCGAAGAAGAAGCAAGAGGTCGGTTAAGCTAAGGGGACGGTTCCATCCGTTCCATCAAAACGAGATCAACCGGAGAAGATGGACCGTCTGCCGAAGAAACAGAAGACCACCCCAGAGCTCGTCGTAGCGTTAGAGGCCGAGAAACCACCCGTTAGGCATGGAAAGGGTAAGGGTTTGATGAAGGGTCCAATTCATACCAGtgagaaaccacccgtcctaCTTCGAGAAGACTCAGGATATACCCTGGAAAGACTCTCGTCCATCATGACGGCTGACGATTATGAGGACCTTGGCAACCACGcgacggaggcgatgggagagacgggccTCTTCACTATTGCACAGGTACTTTTTAACTTGTCCTCAAGCTTTTGTAACCTTCCTTTTCATCTGTCGTTTACATAGTGTTGTATTTTGCTTTCAGGCCATGCTAATGATGAAAGGGCTAATGGGTCGTTGTCTCAATCACGAGAAACCTATGGACCGTcttaggaagaagaataagacgATGGAGGACGAGCTCCACGACCTAAAGACCTAGAAGGTCAACATGGACAGGAAGCTTAAATGCTCGGAGCAGGTTAGAGGTGAGCTGGAGAAGGAAAATGAGCAGTTACATCAAATTTTTAAAGACAAGGAAAAGGAGTTGACGGACACCAAGGCTCAACTCCGCGATGCAAAAGAAGTTGCGGTCTAGGAGTATCGTGACTCTGACCTTCTTTTGGTAGAGCTTGGAAGGTCCTTTGTTGACGGATTCGACGACGCCATCTGACAGGTCAAGGTTTCGTATCCCGATTTGGACGTGTCCCATGTCTCCATCgacgctcaagggcaaacacttgcgCAATCCGTCCGTTCAGAGAGTACAGACGAtgtgtttgccgtcactgctccagctgacgaaggtcaaactctccctccaaatcaaCCAGACGACAATCAAAAGATTGAAAATTCTTCCCCAAAGCATCagtaacagtttttttttttttatatatcacGGTCAAAACTTTAACcgttgtaatttattttgttgaaccgTCGTATTTCAATTGTGAACATTTCATCTTATGAAATCTTAGTAGCTTATTCGCTTGCTTTTTATCCGTcgtgtatttttaatttattgctgTATGCAATAGTCTAATCATGTCGCGGGGGTCCGTCCAATTGTGAGTTGAATGCAATGAAGACATATTTCATTTATGATGTCAGTCCGTCTCACAATTTAACtggtatgtttctccctttagaGGTCGTTCCGTCGATTTTATGGACCGTACACTATGTGAAATAATATGATAACAATCCTTGTAGgttgatccgtccactgtgtggacaaTTCTTATCcatttgggtgatccgtccacaaTGTGGACTTTAATAGAGatccgtccattatgtggacGATTTTacttttatccattttggatgacccgtccattatatggacttagtaggggtccgtccactatgtggactagatttttatccattttggatgacccgtccactatatggacttagtaggggtctgtccactatgtggacttagtagatttttatcctttttggatgacccgtccaTTATATGGACTTAGTAGGGGTCCGTCTGCTATGTGGACTTCgtagatttttatccattttggatgacccgtccattatatggacttagtaggggtccgtccactatgtggacttagtagatttttatccattttggatgactCGTCTATTATATGGACTTAGTAGATGTCCGTCCATTATGTGGAATTAGTGTGGATTCGTCCACTTCGTGGGTGTAGtaaatttttatccattttggataaTCCGTCCAGTATGTGGACTTTGTAGATTTTGAGCACAGTACATTTCATacgttttaaataaaaattcttctcATTATGACATACCGGTAGACTATATTGttcatggaaaataaaaaactgtggctctaataaataaaaactatgactgtttaaaaataaactggaaatgaggtaGATGTTGTCTATGCCCCTCgactactggtagtatttcttaaAGTGCTCTACGTTCCATAGATGGCTCAGTTTTCTTCCGTCTAAcatctccaagtagtacgttcccttcctatgccatgaaatgattctGTACGGTCCTTCCTAGTTAGGAGCCAGTTTTTCTTGggaggcatcctttgtagcaCCGAGTACTTTTCGTAAGACCAGATCTCCCACTTGGAAATCCCTGTGCCTGACCTtggaattgtaatattttgccatcatgtcttggtatcgCGCTAGTCTTTGTGTAGCTGCTGCCCTGACTTCGTCTACAAGGTCGAGTTGTAAACGTAAAGCTTCGTCATTCTTGCTCTCATCATAGCTTTCCACACGGTAGCTTGCTAATCCTACCTCTGTCGATATGAGGGCCTCAGTACCATACGCCAACCTAAACGGTGTTTCTCCTGTCGATGTCCTCGCCattgtcctgtatgcccataaaacacttggtagttcgtccggctAGATgtcctttgccccctcgagccgggtcttgataatcttcaacaaggaccggttcgtgacttcaacttgtccgttggcctgcgGGTGGGCGGGCGATGAGTAGTGATTTTTCATTCCAAgttgagaacaaaagtctctgaaggtgtcgttgtcgaattgtttcccgttgtctgaaacgagcaccCTCGGAATTCCATATCTACAAATAATACTTCTTCACACAAAGCTACAGATGTTTTTCTCTGTGATAGTAGCCAGAGTTtttgcttccacccatt
This genomic stretch from Castanea sativa cultivar Marrone di Chiusa Pesio chromosome 1, ASM4071231v1 harbors:
- the LOC142622516 gene encoding uncharacterized protein LOC142622516, with the translated sequence MARTSTGETPFRLAYGTEALISTEVGLASYRVESYDESKNDEALRLQLDLVDEVRAAATQRLARYQDMMAKYYNSKVRHRDFQVGDLVLRKVLGATKDASQEKLAPN
- the LOC142622506 gene encoding putative glycosyltransferase At5g11130, with translation MLKRFKVWPYKEGELPIFHRGPMTNIYSTEGQFMDELESGESPFLANDPNEATAFYIPVSITNIIEFVYKPRIIYTRKPLQKVVKDYMEVISKKHPYWNRSDGADHFMVSCHDWGPKISFDDRKFYKHFIRVLCNANTTEGFDPARDASLPEVKIASGNLNPPSFSQPLNNRSILAFFAGGEHGFVRKILLRYWKDNDPDIQVHEYLPKNLNYFELMGQSKFCLCPSGYEVASPRVVESIFAECVPVLISDGYVPPFSDVLDWSQFSIQIPVAKIPEIKKILQGISEDEFLEKRKRVIQVHRHFVINRPAKPYDLLHMVMHSVWLRRLNIRLPLYNASIN